A section of the Triticum dicoccoides isolate Atlit2015 ecotype Zavitan chromosome 7A, WEW_v2.0, whole genome shotgun sequence genome encodes:
- the LOC119328150 gene encoding anthocyanidin 3-O-glucosyltransferase-like: MVLPPPHIAVVAFPFSSHAAVLFSFARALAAAAPPGTSLSFLTTADNAAQLGKAGALPVNLRFVEVPDGVPPGETKWLPPPRRMELFMAAAEAGGVRDGLEAARAAAGGARVSCVVGDAFVWMAAEAAAAAGAPWVAVWTAASCALLAHLRTDALRQDVGDQAASRADELLTAHAGLGGYRVRDLPDGVISGDFNYVISLLLHRLAQRVPKAATAVALNTFPGLDPPELTAALAAELPNCLPLGPYHLLPGAEPAADTNEAPTDPHGCLAWLDRRPARSVAYVSFGTIASARPEELQELAAGLEASGAPFLWSLREESWPLLPPGFLERAPGLVVPWAPQVGVLRHAAVGAFVTHAGWASVLEGVSSGVPMACRPFFGDQAMNARSVASVWGFGTAFDGPITRGGVANAVATLLRGEDGERMRAKAQELQAMVGKAFQPDGGCRKNFAEFVKIVSRV, from the exons ATGGTGCTCCCGCCGCCGCACATCGCCGTGGTGGCCTTCCCCTTCAGCTCCCACGCGGCCGTGCTCTTCTCCTTCGCgcgcgccctcgccgccgccgcgccgcccgggaCGAGCCTCTCGTTCCTCACCACCGCCGACAACGCCGCGCAGCTCGGCAAGGCCGGCGCGCTCCCGGTGAACCTGCGCTTCGTCGAGGTCCCGGACGGGGTGCCCCCGGGCGAGACGAAGTGGCTGCCTCCGCCGCGCCGAATGGAGCTCTTCATGGCCGCGGCCGAGGCCGGCGGGGTCAGGGACGGGCTGGAGGCGGCACGCGCCGCCGCGGGCGGCGCCAGGGTGAGCTGCGTCGTCGGGGACGCGTTCGTCTGGATGGCCGCCGAGGCGGCCGCCGCTGCCGGCGCGCCGTGGGTGGCCGTCTGGACCGCCGCGTCCTGCGCCCTCCTCGCGCACCTCCGGACCGACGCGCTCCGCCAGGACGTCGGCGATCAGG CCGCGAGCCGAGCCGACGAGCTGCTGACCGCGCACGCCGGCCTCGGCGGCTACCGCGTCCGGGACCTCCCCGACGGCGTCATCTCCGGCGACTTCAACTACGTCATCAGCCTCCTGCTCCACCGCCTGGCGCAGCGCGTTCCTAAAGCGGCCACGGCCGTCGCTCTCAACACCTTCCCGGGCCTCGACCCGCCCGAGCtcaccgccgccctcgccgccgagCTCCCGAACTGCCTGCCCCTCGGCCCCTACCACCTCCTCCCCGGCGCCGAGCCCGCAGCAGACACCAACGAAGCGCCGACCGACCCGCACGGCTGCCTCGCCTGGCTCGACCGCCGGCCCGCGCGGTCCGTCGCGTACGTCAGCTTCGGCACGATCGCCTCGGCGCGGCCGGAGGAGCTGCAGGAGCTCGCGGCCGGGCTGGAGGCGAGCGGCGCGCCGTTCCTGTGGTCGCTGCGCGAGGAGTCGTGGCCGCTGCTCCCGCCGGGGTTCCTGGAGCGCGCGCCGGGCCTCGTGGTGCCGTGGGCGCCGCAGGTGGGCGTGCTGCGGCACGCCGCCGTCGGCGCGTTCGTGACGCACGCCGGGTGGGCGTCGGTGCTGGAGGGCGTGTCCAGCGGCGTGCCCATGGCGTGCCGCCCCTTCTTCGGCGACCAGGCGATGAACGCGCGGTCGGTGGCCAGCGTGTGGGGCTTCGGCACGGCGTTCGACGGGCCGATTACGCGCGGCGGCGTGGCCAACGCGGTGGCGACGCTGCTGCGCGGGGAGGATGGGGAGCGGATGAGGGCCAAGGCGCAGGAGCTGCAGGCCatggtgggcaaggcgttccagCCGGACGGCGGCTGCAGGAAGAACTTCGCCGAGTTCGTCAAGATAGTTTCTCGGGTGTGA